The Hyphomicrobium sp. MC1 genome window below encodes:
- a CDS encoding response regulator transcription factor yields MRTSFRETGPVVPLAMGKTPSNTNKAPLENARSETAQLKQPGISALIVIEPRSFVRNCIVSSLSNATEIKGVGVGSVAEYFDKLSDVRPAVIIVCAMDDSSSDISSQLEQLKNAGVNVPVIVMADANNVDLILTALNGEANGFIPADISLEIAAHALRLVMAGGKYFPVNGLLAARKSSAASAPREAPPKTTLFTRRQIAVIDALRKGKANKIIAYELNMCESTVKVHVRNIMKKLNAKNRTEAAYLAGEMLCADR; encoded by the coding sequence GTGCGTACGTCCTTCCGTGAGACCGGGCCCGTCGTTCCTTTGGCGATGGGCAAAACACCTTCAAATACCAACAAAGCGCCTTTGGAGAATGCGCGGTCTGAAACCGCGCAATTGAAGCAGCCCGGCATTTCGGCGCTAATTGTAATTGAGCCGCGCTCTTTCGTGCGCAACTGCATTGTTTCAAGCCTTTCCAATGCAACCGAAATAAAAGGCGTCGGTGTCGGCAGTGTCGCGGAATATTTCGACAAGCTCTCCGATGTCAGGCCCGCAGTCATCATCGTATGCGCGATGGATGACAGCAGCTCCGACATTTCGAGCCAACTCGAACAGCTGAAGAATGCTGGCGTTAACGTTCCAGTCATCGTTATGGCCGACGCGAATAATGTCGATCTCATCCTTACTGCGCTCAACGGCGAGGCTAACGGCTTCATTCCCGCGGATATTTCGCTTGAAATAGCGGCGCACGCTCTGCGGCTCGTTATGGCCGGTGGCAAGTATTTCCCAGTGAACGGCCTACTCGCGGCCCGGAAATCGTCCGCGGCGTCCGCGCCTCGCGAGGCGCCGCCCAAGACCACGCTTTTCACGCGACGCCAGATCGCTGTCATCGACGCGCTTCGCAAGGGTAAGGCGAACAAGATTATCGCCTACGAACTGAACATGTGTGAAAGCACCGTGAAGGTTCACGTCCGTAACATCATGAAAAAACTTAACGCAAAAAATAGGACTGAGGCTGCTTATTTGGCGGGTGAGATGCTCTGCGCTGACCGATAG
- a CDS encoding sugar transferase produces MSVVSPRDFSVISRSDGGGSEARLLPATLARTGEHGRVEVEGEASVTRARRRLWALYSINASPEQTPPPIGGRFKRVFDAVVAFAALILLAPLLLVLAGAIKLTTGGDVIYRHRRVGFGGKYFSCLKFRTMVLNGDAVLRRHLETNPAAADEWRRTRKLVEDPRITALGYVLRKTSLDELPQLINVLRGEMSWVGPRPIVVEELHFYGDSAVEYFKARPGITGLWQISGRSLATYDERVNYDLRYVRDWSFAKDLVILIRTIPAVLNTGQAA; encoded by the coding sequence ATGTCTGTCGTTTCGCCGCGCGATTTTTCGGTAATTTCGCGTTCGGATGGCGGCGGCTCAGAGGCAAGGCTGCTGCCTGCAACTTTAGCTCGTACCGGCGAGCACGGACGCGTGGAGGTCGAAGGCGAAGCGTCTGTGACCCGCGCGCGGCGTCGCCTGTGGGCGCTCTACAGCATCAACGCCAGTCCTGAACAGACACCGCCACCTATCGGCGGCCGTTTCAAGCGTGTGTTCGACGCGGTCGTCGCATTCGCGGCTTTGATCCTGCTTGCCCCATTACTGCTCGTCCTCGCCGGCGCCATCAAGCTGACGACTGGCGGCGATGTGATTTACCGCCATCGAAGGGTCGGTTTTGGCGGCAAGTATTTTTCATGTCTCAAGTTCCGCACGATGGTGCTAAACGGCGACGCGGTTCTCCGTCGCCACCTCGAGACAAATCCTGCAGCAGCCGACGAATGGCGGCGGACGCGCAAGTTGGTCGAGGATCCGCGGATTACGGCACTCGGATATGTGCTCCGTAAAACCAGCCTTGATGAGCTGCCCCAGCTGATCAACGTTCTTCGCGGGGAAATGAGTTGGGTCGGCCCTCGGCCGATCGTTGTAGAGGAACTGCATTTCTACGGCGACAGTGCCGTCGAATATTTCAAGGCTCGCCCCGGCATTACCGGCTTGTGGCAAATCAGTGGTCGCAGCCTGGCAACCTACGATGAGCGCGTAAATTACGATCTTCGATATGTGCGGGATTGGTCGTTTGCAAAGGACCTCGTAATCCTGATCCGTACGATCCCAGCGGTTTTGAATACAGGGCAGGCGGCTTAG
- a CDS encoding acyltransferase, translating to MLSQRIRGFDGLRAIAFLLVFVSHKVIMPVTDRIGSLAVWIFFVLSGFLITRILAGQRSKIEMGRTSRKEALLGFYLTRAFRIFPPYYALLAVLAILAASGHYDLGDAGRQWANLLFYSNIYIERHGWRDDLGHFWSLAVEQQYYLVFAPLVLFLPRAVVSRLCVALLIVSIAATVLFIADRRPPITFDVNSLVNIGLFGFGGLAGLFADRPLPRWLLNDWAIVIVFALVLSPPILLSNPEFAELSRPAVGILAACLLVQITQCQDGLAVRALDLAPIRWVGVISYGAYLFHPVIHSNAFLEFFGLPIPLLHRWIVVLDFLLTILFASASWLLLEQPLIRLRQRLTTRRLDGVRAFQKG from the coding sequence GTGTTGTCCCAAAGGATCAGGGGCTTTGACGGCCTGCGCGCGATCGCATTCTTGCTCGTTTTTGTCAGCCACAAAGTTATTATGCCGGTGACAGATCGCATCGGATCGCTGGCGGTTTGGATTTTTTTTGTTCTGAGCGGCTTTCTGATCACCCGCATTTTGGCGGGTCAAAGATCGAAGATCGAAATGGGACGAACGTCCCGTAAAGAGGCACTGCTGGGCTTCTATCTGACTCGGGCTTTTCGGATTTTTCCGCCCTACTACGCATTGCTGGCGGTGCTGGCCATCCTGGCCGCGAGCGGTCATTACGATCTTGGAGACGCCGGGCGGCAATGGGCTAATCTGCTTTTCTATTCGAATATTTATATCGAGCGTCACGGTTGGCGGGACGATCTCGGCCACTTTTGGAGCCTGGCCGTCGAGCAACAATACTATCTCGTCTTCGCACCGCTCGTACTGTTCCTGCCGCGCGCCGTCGTATCCAGATTATGCGTTGCCCTGCTAATCGTCAGCATTGCGGCAACTGTCTTGTTCATCGCTGATCGCCGTCCGCCCATTACCTTCGACGTTAATTCGCTCGTAAATATCGGACTGTTTGGCTTCGGCGGCCTGGCCGGACTTTTTGCCGACCGGCCTTTGCCGCGATGGCTGTTGAACGATTGGGCGATCGTGATCGTGTTCGCACTCGTCCTGTCGCCGCCAATTCTACTATCCAATCCCGAATTTGCTGAACTTAGCCGTCCGGCAGTCGGCATCTTGGCGGCCTGCCTGCTCGTTCAGATTACGCAATGTCAGGATGGTCTCGCGGTCAGAGCCTTGGATCTGGCGCCAATCCGCTGGGTGGGCGTGATCAGCTACGGCGCCTACCTCTTCCACCCAGTGATCCATTCCAACGCGTTTCTTGAATTTTTTGGCCTGCCAATTCCGCTACTGCATCGGTGGATCGTGGTGCTCGATTTCTTGCTCACCATTCTCTTCGCGTCGGCATCCTGGCTATTACTGGAACAACCCTTGATCAGACTTCGCCAGAGGCTGACAACGCGGCGGCTCGATGGTGTGCGGGCCTTTCAAAAAGGCTGA
- a CDS encoding polysaccharide deacetylase family protein, translating to MRQQVKSLAKAAGLERRHVAAARMWGERNFLATFGQKRFKPHGRILCYHSIDEPEMGVNDVSERQFRAQIELALKKGYTFVEPSRIARGLGSERDLAITFDDGRRSVATHAARILAEYEIPWTLFVVTDWTDHTNAYHQERIVSWKDLEHLMTLGVEIGSHSRTHPDFSKISERFLTDELSGSRKIIEDRLGVAPTTFAIPLGQSLNWSAAAATAAREAGYEIIYAQAEETRPAYTVPRTFVTHFDDSRIFSASLAGVFDRWEEWI from the coding sequence ATGCGGCAGCAGGTTAAATCACTGGCTAAAGCGGCGGGCCTTGAACGCAGGCACGTGGCGGCGGCGCGGATGTGGGGGGAACGGAATTTCCTCGCCACGTTCGGCCAGAAACGCTTCAAGCCTCATGGCCGCATTCTTTGCTATCACTCCATCGACGAACCGGAAATGGGCGTCAATGACGTCAGCGAGCGGCAATTCCGGGCGCAGATCGAGCTGGCGCTCAAGAAGGGTTACACGTTCGTCGAGCCGTCGCGAATTGCGCGAGGCCTCGGAAGCGAACGCGATCTTGCGATTACGTTCGATGACGGTCGCCGGAGCGTGGCGACACACGCTGCCCGCATTCTTGCAGAATACGAAATTCCGTGGACGCTGTTCGTGGTTACGGATTGGACAGACCACACCAATGCCTATCACCAGGAGCGGATCGTATCCTGGAAAGATCTCGAACACTTGATGACCCTCGGCGTCGAGATCGGCAGCCATTCTCGTACCCATCCCGACTTTAGCAAGATCAGCGAGCGCTTTCTGACTGACGAGCTGTCTGGCTCGCGAAAGATTATCGAAGACCGGTTGGGGGTCGCGCCAACGACATTTGCCATTCCACTCGGCCAATCATTGAACTGGAGCGCCGCTGCGGCCACCGCCGCGCGCGAAGCCGGATATGAGATCATTTATGCGCAGGCGGAGGAGACGCGGCCCGCTTATACTGTACCGCGCACGTTCGTCACCCATTTCGACGACTCGCGCATTTTCAGTGCCTCGCTTGCCGGCGTGTTCGACCGCTGGGAGGAATGGATATGA
- a CDS encoding glycosyltransferase family 2 protein, with the protein MTATTPRRVSVIIGTRDRPVLLREALASIRALEGPDLTFEILVGDNGTTPETPTVVAEFSGIYAKTDKNGCAAARNLAMRRATGEFIAFLDDDDLWTPQHIRPHIAFLDAHPDHEAVFSQIVSTNTLRQPIGEPWPGALPSDGDVFDMMLSGYFPQVGGSVFRGNAVAKYGLMDESLIGDSDWDWQLRIARNDRIGLVKMPCVLFRQRDPGSFDQLQRTRQKYTKRIFRRHAFLSRQPPLERLTARKVYRAYLGSVWQYFDYFCGQAVKRSTAGEFKGARHALFGAFVTLPHVTAVRLIRPTALRAALLASVLRNRNLATKEGNVG; encoded by the coding sequence ATGACGGCGACGACGCCCAGACGAGTGTCGGTTATCATCGGGACTCGGGACCGTCCCGTATTGTTGCGGGAAGCTCTCGCCAGCATTCGCGCGCTCGAGGGGCCGGACCTGACATTCGAGATTCTCGTCGGAGATAATGGAACGACACCCGAGACGCCGACCGTCGTTGCCGAATTCAGCGGGATCTACGCGAAAACGGACAAGAATGGTTGCGCGGCGGCGCGCAACCTCGCAATGCGGCGCGCGACAGGCGAATTCATCGCGTTCCTCGACGACGATGATCTGTGGACTCCGCAGCATATCCGACCACATATCGCGTTCCTCGACGCGCATCCCGACCACGAAGCCGTTTTCAGCCAAATCGTGAGTACGAATACTCTGCGGCAGCCAATAGGCGAGCCTTGGCCCGGCGCTCTGCCTTCCGACGGCGACGTGTTCGACATGATGCTGAGTGGATATTTTCCGCAGGTGGGAGGCAGCGTCTTCCGAGGCAACGCCGTCGCAAAATACGGTCTGATGGACGAAAGCCTCATCGGCGATTCCGATTGGGACTGGCAGCTGCGCATTGCTCGCAACGACAGGATCGGCCTCGTCAAGATGCCGTGCGTACTGTTCCGCCAGCGGGATCCTGGCTCTTTCGATCAATTGCAACGCACACGGCAGAAATACACGAAGCGCATTTTTCGCCGGCATGCTTTCCTATCGCGGCAGCCGCCGCTCGAGCGGCTTACCGCGCGCAAAGTCTACCGCGCGTATCTCGGGTCGGTCTGGCAGTATTTCGATTATTTCTGCGGCCAAGCAGTCAAGCGATCAACCGCAGGCGAATTCAAAGGCGCGAGACATGCGTTGTTCGGCGCATTTGTGACGTTGCCACATGTGACGGCTGTCCGGCTCATTCGACCAACGGCTTTGCGAGCCGCACTGCTCGCATCTGTGCTTCGCAACCGCAATCTCGCAACCAAAGAGGGTAACGTCGGATAG
- a CDS encoding glycosyltransferase family A protein, whose protein sequence is MSEVAIIIPYYQREPGILRTAIQSIYAQEIPLGVTVRVVIADDQSPVPPEPEFAAFWHSEISVEVVKRENGGPAKARNTGLDTVRHADVVAFLDSDDFWDPHHLAKGLAALAQGAEFYFANNFYEDKRTWFDGLEGIDALKAASRLGDDGIYHISGASIMPFMLQDCLAHTSTVMFDNRIHGAMRFDEDLAFAGEDYLFWLTLSSKAKAVAFSAAPMAARGRGMDLYRGALDWNRPECIRRLFYALLLHKKVRERFCTTSASKSVIDAKIVKLRQGIIYLLIRNGLVHRRISGWIIRELARKDRRFWVEFPRNAYETISGKLRGNFEFPIG, encoded by the coding sequence GTGAGCGAGGTCGCCATTATCATCCCGTATTATCAGCGCGAACCAGGAATCCTTCGCACCGCAATTCAGTCCATTTATGCGCAGGAGATCCCGCTGGGCGTGACCGTCCGCGTCGTGATCGCAGACGATCAATCGCCAGTGCCCCCCGAACCAGAATTCGCAGCTTTTTGGCATTCGGAAATCTCCGTTGAAGTCGTCAAGCGTGAGAACGGCGGCCCGGCGAAAGCACGAAATACCGGCTTGGACACAGTCAGGCATGCAGACGTCGTAGCGTTTTTGGATTCCGACGATTTCTGGGACCCCCACCATCTTGCAAAGGGACTCGCTGCACTCGCGCAGGGCGCGGAGTTTTATTTCGCGAACAACTTCTACGAGGACAAGCGCACCTGGTTCGATGGGCTCGAAGGCATCGACGCGCTTAAGGCCGCATCAAGGCTCGGGGATGACGGCATTTATCACATCTCCGGAGCCAGCATTATGCCGTTTATGCTTCAGGACTGTCTCGCACACACATCGACCGTGATGTTCGACAACCGCATCCACGGCGCAATGCGTTTCGATGAAGATCTCGCCTTTGCCGGAGAGGACTATCTCTTCTGGCTAACACTGTCGTCCAAGGCGAAAGCCGTCGCGTTTTCCGCAGCGCCGATGGCTGCTCGGGGCAGAGGAATGGACCTTTACCGCGGGGCGCTCGATTGGAACCGTCCGGAGTGCATCCGCAGACTTTTTTACGCGCTCTTACTTCATAAGAAAGTTCGGGAGCGGTTCTGCACGACGAGTGCATCCAAAAGCGTGATCGACGCTAAGATCGTCAAGCTGCGTCAAGGCATAATCTATCTTCTGATCCGCAACGGTCTTGTCCATCGCCGTATCAGCGGATGGATCATTCGCGAGCTTGCACGCAAGGATCGTCGGTTCTGGGTCGAGTTTCCTCGGAACGCTTACGAGACGATCTCAGGTAAGTTGCGCGGAAACTTCGAATTTCCGATCGGATAG
- a CDS encoding glycosyltransferase, translating to MRIENVALTADEHGASPSSPGADRHAQNADRQIARMKSNYAIFDSYVAKAQKSLERGNLETAGGYALMGAWVAAHMHCGFFASPRIERILNKIGRQIPSSLPTTDRAGRPDQVKRVLHVSGEITAVGGLATMLRRWIESDPGREHSVALTQQYDQPSALITAAVSRAGGSIHLLSRAGGLAAKVTKLRQLASEHDLIVLHIPNSDVVAPIAFAEPKRFPPVLFLNHSDHMFWIGSTISQVVGSMRKAALDICEKRRYVEKKRSVLLPILVSPTARTKDREAAKAALGLDPSALLLISVARAQKYRTIGGVSYADTHSELLKRFPNALLMVVGGGERPDWADASAAVGGRIQSLTPRDPKPYFEAADIYLDSFPFCSATSMMEAAGYGLPCVSRFVLPPEARICGMDHPGLAGPLVESTNDQDYIASLERLMSDPKLRARIGEATEKSVLDANVSPGWNKYLEAAVARALELPPVDLEAILSGDFTEKLNFGEPDTRLEDIYGFAPPQAAILRHHLGLFPLSERLKLWIDVARARAFLGWKDAVKGLFRESLVFKLKDTRAVALSVWRPSQ from the coding sequence ATGCGCATAGAAAACGTGGCTCTTACTGCCGATGAACATGGCGCATCGCCGTCGTCGCCCGGCGCGGATCGGCATGCGCAGAATGCGGACCGCCAGATCGCGCGCATGAAGAGCAATTACGCTATCTTCGATTCGTATGTCGCGAAGGCGCAGAAAAGCCTTGAGCGGGGAAATCTCGAAACAGCTGGCGGCTACGCATTGATGGGAGCCTGGGTTGCGGCCCATATGCATTGCGGCTTCTTTGCGAGCCCGCGAATTGAGCGCATTCTGAATAAAATAGGTCGTCAAATTCCGTCTTCTCTGCCTACTACGGACAGAGCAGGGCGACCGGACCAGGTGAAGCGCGTTCTCCATGTCAGTGGCGAAATCACCGCTGTAGGAGGGCTCGCGACGATGTTGCGGCGCTGGATTGAAAGCGATCCAGGCCGTGAACACTCGGTCGCCCTGACCCAGCAGTACGATCAACCAAGCGCCTTGATCACGGCGGCCGTTTCGCGCGCAGGTGGCAGTATTCATCTGCTCAGCCGTGCCGGCGGGCTGGCCGCCAAGGTAACAAAGCTGAGGCAGCTCGCAAGCGAGCACGATCTCATCGTCCTGCATATACCGAATTCGGACGTCGTTGCCCCGATCGCCTTCGCCGAGCCGAAGCGCTTTCCGCCTGTCCTTTTTCTCAATCACTCAGATCACATGTTCTGGATCGGATCGACGATCAGCCAAGTCGTCGGCAGCATGCGGAAAGCAGCTCTCGATATCTGCGAAAAGCGCCGTTACGTTGAAAAGAAGCGTAGCGTATTGCTTCCGATCCTCGTCAGTCCCACTGCGCGGACGAAGGACAGGGAGGCGGCGAAGGCGGCGTTGGGCCTCGATCCCTCGGCGCTGCTTCTCATCTCCGTTGCGCGGGCACAGAAATACCGAACGATCGGTGGTGTTTCGTACGCGGATACGCACTCGGAGTTGCTCAAAAGGTTCCCGAATGCATTGTTGATGGTCGTCGGCGGCGGCGAGCGGCCGGATTGGGCGGATGCGAGCGCAGCCGTTGGCGGTCGTATTCAATCACTGACACCGCGTGATCCGAAACCCTATTTTGAAGCCGCGGACATCTATCTGGATTCCTTCCCGTTCTGCTCAGCGACATCAATGATGGAAGCTGCGGGGTATGGGCTGCCTTGTGTTTCTCGTTTCGTGCTGCCCCCCGAGGCGCGAATTTGCGGCATGGATCATCCCGGCCTCGCGGGGCCACTGGTTGAATCGACAAACGACCAAGATTATATCGCAAGCCTCGAACGATTGATGTCGGATCCGAAACTGCGCGCGCGCATCGGTGAAGCGACCGAGAAATCCGTGCTGGATGCCAATGTCTCACCCGGCTGGAATAAATACCTCGAAGCTGCGGTTGCGCGCGCACTTGAATTACCTCCTGTCGATCTCGAAGCCATTCTCAGCGGCGACTTCACCGAGAAGCTGAACTTCGGCGAGCCTGACACGCGCCTCGAGGATATCTACGGCTTCGCGCCGCCCCAGGCTGCGATCTTGCGCCATCATCTCGGGCTGTTTCCGTTGTCTGAGCGCCTGAAGCTTTGGATTGATGTAGCGAGAGCGCGAGCGTTTCTCGGATGGAAGGATGCCGTAAAGGGGCTCTTCCGCGAAAGCTTGGTTTTCAAGTTGAAGGATACGCGCGCGGTGGCATTGTCGGTCTGGAGGCCAAGCCAGTGA